The Arachis ipaensis cultivar K30076 chromosome B07, Araip1.1, whole genome shotgun sequence genome includes a window with the following:
- the LOC110265117 gene encoding uncharacterized protein LOC110265117 — translation MAAGLVVAAVIGGLLCMVAGKPFCHRSCPKTPSESDSTAAGVLRPPEPPPEVLATSAVAEKVAVDPPEFPAAARVVVAAGSKSQLLRVVISVRNYVSKSLALVFGCVG, via the exons ATGGCCGCCGGTCTCGTAGTTGCTGCTGTGATTGGGGGTCTGCTGTGTATGGTCGCCGGAAAACCTTTCTGCCACCGGAGCTGCCCTAAAACACCATCGGAGTCTGACAGCACCGCTGCCGGAGTTCTGAGGCCACCGGAACCACCGCCAGAGGTTCTGGCTACTTCTGCCGTCGCCGAAAAagttgccg TTGATCCACCAGAGTTTCCGGCCGCCGCCAGAGTTGTTGTTGCCGCCGGTTCAAAATCGCAGCTGCTTCGTGTTGTTATttcggtaagaaattatgtttcgaaaagtCTCGCGTTAGTTTTTGGTTgtgttggttaa
- the LOC107609974 gene encoding protein IQ-DOMAIN 32, translating to MGRPASCFKLIICGGDAAEKDGYQVAQIKDSNDKRGWSFRKKSVTAKQRVLSNTVTADSSSANKESSQCNSFNFEPNVVDKVYTTNNSDKKPNLSCIESSETNVIEAESKKDVNPPESAVITIQAAIRGLLAQRDLMQIKNLVKLQAAVRGHLVRSHAVGTLRCVQAIAKMQLLVRARRAQQSQENQSHMNKSNVMDASIEKLLSSRFARQLLESTPKNKPIHVKCDPSKADSAWKWLERWMSMSSKYTSDDKKTSSLTEESEVYPQTADTKPSVEDSILPSRDEKKPITHDANNFSFQAIRSPSPSKKAVEFGAKVASAEIGSFKDGKSASDVSARPEVKSLPQKPEIDGELRKRSMKRYASDQLEAERNKSGHGSRKVSNPAFIAAQSKFEELSSTINSGRTSSFSEQTAAVESEADTSSVNMDMAYRSKELSENSGPFFSKIGGSQCGTKLSISSTLDSPNVSEVGPIEDDQDAKDLEGVGNLDKKTNLDVDTDIPGAIPSSNLATAVMDQTETVDEINGIMVHSSVAVDSEEPVSKTEKNASDVQRDQNEDPLQGFRSSREASPKTHTKVPESQETPSSQLSMKPKDSKDKSRSNSKLGTPPGVNKSPVNGNHDSSSRGQPSGKRRNSFGSVKADHIDQEPTGNTNNNSPLPRFMQATESAKAKTSANNTPRSSPDVHERDVQVKKRHSLPGATGRQVSPHIQQSMSQAQQNPKGYCVQPQPTQERKWVR from the exons ATGGGAAGACCGGCCTCCTGCTTCAAGCTAATTATATGCGGCGGCGATGCGGCGGAGAAGGACGGTTACCAAGTAGCTCAG ATCAAGGATTCTAATGATAAACGTGGTTGGAGTTTCCGCAAGAAATCTGTAACTGCAAAACAACGTGTGCTTAGCAATACTGTGACTGCAGATTCCTCATCTGCAAATAAGGAGAGTTCACAATGTAATAGTTTTAATTTTGAACCTAACGTTGTTGACAAGGTTTACACAACAAATAACTCTGATAAGAAGCCCAATTTATCCTGCATTGAAAGTTCAGAAACGAATGTCATTGAAGCAGAGAGTAAAAAGGACGTGAATCCCCCAGAATCTGCTGTTATCACTATCCAGGCTGCCATCAGAGGGTTGCTG GCTCAGAGAGATTTAATGCAGATTAAGAATTTAGTGAAATTGCAAGCTGCTGTTCGTGGGCACTTGGTCCGGAGCCATGCTGTAGGAACCCTTCGCTGTGTTCAAGCCATTGCTAAAATGCAGCTTCTTGTTCGAGCTCGTCGGGCTCAGCAATCACAG GAAAATCAAAGCCACATGAACAAGTCAAATGTGATGGATGCATCCATTGAGAAGCTGCTTAGCAGTAGGTTTGCTCGCCAG CTATTGGAATCAACACCAAAAAATAAACCTATACATGTCAAGTGTGATCCTTCTAAAGCTGATTCTGCATGGAAATGGTTGGAGAGGTGGATGTCTATGTCTTCAAAGTATACTTCAGATGACAAAAAAACAAGTTCCCTGACAGAGGAATCAGAAGTTTATCCACAGACAGCTGACACAAAGCCCAGTGTGGAGGATTCAATTCTACCTTCTAGGGATGAAAAGAAGCCAATTACTCATGATGCTAATAACTTCAGCTTTCAAGCAATCCGCTCTCCATCACCTTCTAAAAAGGCAGTTGAATTTGGTGCTAAAGTAGCCTCAGCAGAAATCGGTTCGTTTAAAGATGGAAAATCAGCATCAGATGTAAGTGCCCGACCAGAGGTTAAATCCCTTCCTCAGAAGCCTGAAATTGATGGCGAGCTGCGCAAACGATCAATGAAAAGATATGCATCAGACCAACTAGAAGCTGAACGAAATAAATCTGGACATGGATCAAGAAAGGTCAGTAATCCTGCATTTATTGCTGCACAGTCAAAATTTGAAGAGCTGAGTTCAACGATAAATTCAGGTAGGACAAGCAGTTTTTCTGAACAAACTGCAGCAGTTGAATCAGAAGCAGACACCTCTTCTGTCAACATGGATATGGCATATAGATCAAAAGAGTTATCTGAGAATTCTGGTCCCTTTTTTTCTAAGATTGGTGGTTCTCAATGTGGTACTAAACTATCTATTTCTTCCACTCTTGATTCACCCAATGTATCCGAGGTTGGTCCTATTGAAGATGACCAAGATGCCAAAGATTTAGAAGGGGTTGGAAATCTTGACAAGAAAACAAACCTTGATGTTGATACCGATATTCCAGGTGCTATTCCATCTTCTAACTTAGCCACTGCTGTTATGGATCAGACAGAAACTGTTGACGAAATCAATGGCATTATGGTTCACTCATCAGTTGCAGTGGACTCTGAAGAGCCTGTTAGCAAGACTGAGAAAAATGCATCTGATGTACAGAGAGATCAAAATGAGGATCCTCTGCAAGGTTTCAGATCATCTCGAGAAGCATCACCTAAAACACACACAAAGGTCCCTGAATCACAAGAAACACCTTCGAGTCAGTTATCTATGAAACCCAAAGACAGCAAAGACAAGTCTAGATCCAACAGTAAACTTGGGACCCCACCAGGGGTTAACAAATCACCTGTAAACGGAAATCATGATTCGAGCTCTAGAGGTCAGCCGAGTGGGAAGCGACGCAATTCATTTGGCTCAGTTAAAGCTGATCACATTGATCAAGAACCTACAGGTAACACAAATAACAATAGTCCTCTTCCCCGTTTCATGCAAGCAACAGAATCAGCTAAGGCCAAAACCAGTGCAAATAACACACCAAGGTCAAGTCCAGATGTGCATGAACGAGATGTTCAAGTTAAGAAGAGACACTCGTTACCAGGTGCCACCGGCAGGCAGGTTTCTCCACACATCCAACAATCGATGTCTCAAGCACAGCAGAACCCGAAGGGATATTGTGTACAGCCTCAGCCTACACAAG AGAGAAAATGGGTGAGGTGA
- the LOC107609975 gene encoding zinc finger CCCH domain-containing protein 6, whose product MRGLHKSKRVSWASDLDLCQIRLFLSEESPSQVGLNSQDHLQAKTSLLLPPGGTSSDDFLPPGFEGTQASTHFEVDLSQIPVSRWTTPCKIILNLAWQVVAGEESKEVEDQCQREMRVLEAIYPRPSSIPPNPSVSADVEASQCIDSQTTLIPITPMEDEDATTDSISQSNSFELPPVIPNGPNPHTSVQLAHGSLSDALTSVMKNNEHGNLIDPELFNNILKNPEVIEKLVRDYGASNSLQSANNPGSSSVTFSHPSLSSHQVEASAPTSVTFSSPNYPSSGGNQVGPVSTQWLPRPPMSQATISSASDVSLPKDVNYYKSLIQQHGEERQETHPYTANRQIQRPMVNHETPQHNSRSRETKSKIMKPCIFFNSSRGCRNGANCAYQHDVTFQSRGSAVPSVQSSKRMKMDSEISS is encoded by the exons ATGCGTGGATTACACAAATCGAAAAGAGTTTCATGGGCCTCCGATTTAGATCTTTGTCAG ATTAGGTTATTCTTATCAGAGGAATCTCCTTCTCAAGTTGGTTTAAATTCTCAGGATCACCTCCAAGCAAAGACATCATTGCTATTACCTCCAGGAGGAACAAGTTCTGATGACTTTCTACCTCCTGGATTTGAGGGAACCCAAGCCTCGACCCATTTTGAGGTTGATCTGTCTCAAATACCAGTGTCTAGGTGGACTACACCATGCAAG ATTATACTTAATTTAGCGTGGCAAGTGGTGGCTGGGGAAGAAAGCAAGGAGGTAGAAGATCAATGTCAGAGGGAGATGAGAGTACTTGAAGCAATTTATCCCCGCCCATCATCCATTCCTCCAAA CCCATCTGTTTCAGCGGATGTCGAGGCTTCCCAGTGCATTGATAGCCAAACTACCTTGATACCAATTACACCTATGGAAGATGAAGATGCTACAACTGATTCTATCTCACAATCTAATTCTTTTGAATTACCTCCTGTCATACCAAATGGTCCAAACCCCCACACAAGTGTGCAGTTAGCTCATGGCTCATTATCTGATGCATTAACTAGTGTGATGAAGAATAATGAACATGGGAATTTGATTGATCCTGAATTATTCAATAATATTCTCAAAAACCCAGAAGTGATTGAGAAACTGGTTAGAGATTATGGAGCCTCTAACAGTTTGCAGAGTGCAAATAATCCGGGGTCATCTTCAGTGACATTTTCACATCCATCTCTTTCTAGTCATCAAGTAGAAGCCAGTGCACCAACATCAGTTACATTTTCGTCTCCTAACTATCCTTCTTCAGGTGGAAATCAAGTAGGACCTGTTTCTACCCAATGGCTTCCTAGGCCTCCGATGAGTCAAGCTACAATTTCTTCTGCCTCAGACGTCTCTCTACCAAAGGATGTAAATTATTACAAGAGCTTAATTCAACAACATGGAGAAGAGAGACAAGAAACACACCCTTACACTGCTAACCGTCAAATCCAGAGACCAATGGTGAACCATGAGACACCACAACACAATTCTAGATCAAGGGAAACTAAATCGAAGATAATGAAACCTTGTATATTCTTTAACAGTTCTAGAGGATGTCGAAATGGTGCTAATTGTGCATACCAACATGATGTAACATTCCAATCACGAGGTAGTGCCGTGCCTTCGGTACAAAGTTCAAAGAGAATGAAAATGGATAGTGAGATCAGCAGTTAG
- the LOC107609976 gene encoding histone H3.3 — protein MARTKQTARKSTGGKAPRKELARKAAKKSAPTTFGVKKPHRFRPGTVALREIRKYQKSTELLIRKLPFQRFVREIAQNFKTDLRFQSHAVLALQEAVEAYLVGLFEDTNLCAIHAKRVTIMPKDLQLARRIRGERA, from the exons ATGGCTCGCACGAAGCAAACTGCTCGCAAGTCCACCGGTGGCAAGGCCCCTAGAAAGGAACTCGCTAGGAAG GCTGCGAAGAAATCTGCTCCAACAACCTTTGGAGTGAAGAAGCCGCATCGTTTTCGCCCTGGAACTGTTGCCCTACG TGAGATACGAAAATACCAAAAGAGTACCGAGCTTCTGATTCGCAAGTTACCATTCCAGCGTTTCGTTCGTGAAATCGCTCAGAACTTCAAG ACGGACCTGAGGTTTCAGAGCCATGCGGTTCTTGCACTTCAGGAGGCAGTGGAGGCTTATCTAGTGGGACTCTTTGAGGACACAAACTTGTGTGCAATCCACGCCAAGAGAGTTACCATTATGCCCAAGGACCTTCAGCTTGCCAGGCGTATCCGTGGCGAACGtgcttaa